In the Leishmania mexicana MHOM/GT/2001/U1103 complete genome, chromosome 34 genome, CGAATCCATACCGGCGTGGGTGCACAACTGGTTTGCGCAGGCTGTCGTTTACTGGTACGCACTTGACATGTCGGAGTCGGTGCAGAAGACCAACTTCGAGACCTTTCAGCAGTTTTACGTCCGCGACTGGGCGCCGGAGGCACGCCCAGTAGATGCTGCGGCCTCTGTTGTCGCCCCGTGCGATGGTCAAGTGTTGGCATTGAACACAAATGTGGAGAGCGCCTCGCTTGTGCAAGTTAAGGGACTTACCTACGGCATGCGCTCCCTCTTGCAGGatacccctcccccgctgaACACGGACACGCACCGCCGAGTGGCCGTTGTGCTTCACATGCGCAACAAGGACTTTCATCATGTCATCGCACCACTATCATTTGCGTGCGAGAAGAGCATCTACGTGCCCGGCTCCCTGCTGCCGACGACCGCGGCCGGCTATCATTGGATCCCTTCCGTTCTCACCCTCAACGAACGCCTCGTACTACAAGGGAGGTCTAGCGACAAGGCCCAGCTTCCGGTTTACATGGCCCTAGTTGGGAGCACTCTCACCGGACGCATCACGCTCTACATGGATAAGCGCGTTCGCACAAACTACCTCGACCCACCAGCCTACGCAGTGCACTCACCGTACGCGTCGAAGCCAGCTGTGGCGCGCGGCGAGCGACTGGCGACGTTCAACTGGGGATCATCTGTCGTCCTGGTAATGGATGTACCTAAGAGCTGCACGGTGCTCAAGCGCGCAGGTGATGTTGTGAAGGCTGGCGAGGCACTCTTCCAATTCTAATGGCTGCGCTCCCCTTACGGTTCGTCTCTTGTCAcagtttctttttttctttgtgtgtgtgtagagggTTCACTTCACAGATATTTCTTTGCTCTGCGatcttctctctcccgctaGTGTCAAACGGGCGCTGTGCGTGGTCATCGGCCGTCTGCTCCGGTGGCGAGCGTACCAtgcatcgccgtcgtcttcAGTGCACTCTGCCATAGTAAAAGCCAGCGCAATTTTCGCGCTGAAAGCTGCCGTGCGGGTTCTTGTATgggtgtgctgctcgtgcgaAGTCGCCCttacacatacacacactcCCCCAGTCCATTCCTCTCTGTCGTCGGTGTTCTTCGTCTTTCTAAcggattttttttttgaagaggagggcaggcAGAAAACGATGCGG is a window encoding:
- a CDS encoding putative phosphatidylserine decarboxylase, whose translation is MAPFRITPPLRFYKHNRGIRLSNPSRRWLYNRIFLGGIGAFGCYLTLRYQLAAWEASRNPEYGNSLCSSDMVDFLLYMPFNLFSNTAGRLVENESIPAWVHNWFAQAVVYWYALDMSESVQKTNFETFQQFYVRDWAPEARPVDAAASVVAPCDGQVLALNTNVESASLVQVKGLTYGMRSLLQDTPPPLNTDTHRRVAVVLHMRNKDFHHVIAPLSFACEKSIYVPGSLLPTTAAGYHWIPSVLTLNERLVLQGRSSDKAQLPVYMALVGSTLTGRITLYMDKRVRTNYLDPPAYAVHSPYASKPAVARGERLATFNWGSSVVLVMDVPKSCTVLKRAGDVVKAGEALFQF